The following is a genomic window from Micrococcus cohnii.
CGAAGTCGACGTACCGTTCGGACTTCGAACGGGACCGGGCGCGGGTGCTGCACTCCTCCTCGCTGCGCCGGCTCGGGGCGAAGACGCAGGTCGTGGCCCCCGACGCCGACGACTTCGCGCGCACGCGCCTGACGCACTCGCTCGAGGTCGCGCAGATCGGCCGCGAGCTGGGCCGGTCGCTGGGCTGCGACCCGGACGTCGTGGACACCGCGTGCCTCTCGCACGACCTGGGGCATCCGCCGTTTGGCCACAACGGGGAGAAGGCGCTCGACGCGGTCTCCGGGGACATCGGCGGCTTCGAGGGCAACGCCCAAACGCTGCGGCTGCTTGCCCGGCTCGAACAGAAGAAGTTCTTCGACGACGGTGTCTCGGCCGGCCTGAATCTGACGCGGGCGAGCCTGGACGCGGCGTGCAAGTACCCGTGGCGGGCCGAGGATGCTCCGCTGCGCGCCGACGGCACCCGCTCGAAGAAGTTCGGCGTCTACGAGGACGATCTGCCGGTGTTCCGCTGGTTCCGGGAGGGGCTGACGGGCACTCGGACGTCAATGGAGGCGCAGGTGATGGACCTGGCCGATGACGTCTCCTACTCGGTGCACGACGTCGAGGATGGAGTGGTCAACGCCGCGTTCCAGCTCGGCTGGCTGCGCCGGGATCACCACCGCGAACGGGTCATCGAGACCACACGGCAGTGGTATCTGCCACAGACGGACCCGGACGAGATCGACGCGGCTCTGGCCCGGCTCGAGGCCACGGAGGTGTGGGTGGCGCAGTTCGACGGCTCCCGTCGGGACCTGGCCGCGATGAAGGACATGACGAGCCAGTTGATCGGCCGGTTCTGCACCGCGGCGTTCGACGCGACGCGGGCCGTGCACGGCAATGAGCCACTGACCCGGCACAACGCCGACGTGGTGGTGCCGGCCGAGACGGAGACGGAGATCGCGGCGATGAAGGGCATCGCGGCGGCCTACGTCATGACCTCGGAGCAGCGGCAGCCGATGTACGCGCGGCAGCGGCAGATCCTCACCGAGCTCGTCGAGCTGTTGGAGGTGACGGGGCCGCGGTACCTCGAGCCGATGTTCGCCCATGACCATGCCGAGGCCGCTGACGACGCGGCGCGCCGGCGGATCGTGATCGATCAGGTGGCCTCGCTGACCGACTCGACGGCTCTGGAGTGGCACCACACCCTCGTGCAGGGCACGGAGTTCCGGAGGGTGTGGATCTGAACGGTCGGGGGTGAGGTGTAGCGTCCGGCGGTCGGGGGTGAGGTGCGGTGCCCGGCGGCCTGACCCTCCGACGATGGTCCCGTGGCAGGTTGCGCGTCCGGTCGGCTCGAGCGCGTCATCGAAGCCGAAGCCGAAGCCGAAGCCGAAGCCGAAGCCGAAAAAGTCGACTTCATACGGTTGAGTGGGGTTCGCAGAGGCGCGTAGGCGTATGAAGTCGACGCAAGAGGCAGGGGCCGGGCACGATGCGGGGCCGCGCACGAGGTGCGGTGCCGGGGCCAGGCACGATGGGGCCCGGGCACGAGGTGCGGTGCTGGGGCCGGGCAGGTGCCGGGGCCAGGCGGACCGCACTGCCGACGGCACCGTCGGGCCCAGGAGTCACCGCCTCCGGGTGGCGCCCGGCAGCTGCTGCCCGCGTCCCCTCGCGCGTGCCATCGCCCGCTGCAGGGCCGCGGCCTTGAGGAGCACCTCGTCGTGCTCGGACTCCGCGTCGGAGTCGGCGACGATCGCCCCGCCCGCCCCCACGCTCCAGCGCAGCCCCGAGGCCGTCGGGGCGAGCACGGCCGTGCGGATCACGATCGACAGCTCGCAGTCCCCGTCGGCGCCGAACATCCCGAGCGCCCCCGAGTAGACACCCCGTGGGGCGGCCTCCCACGAGGCCAGCAGCTCCACCGTCCGGGCCTTCGGCGCCCCCGTCATTGACCCGCCCGGGAACAGGGCGCGGGCGACGTCGACGGCGCTCACCCCGTCGGCGGCCACCCCCGTGACGGTCGAGACGAGCTGGTGCACGCTCGCGAAGGACTCGACGGCCATCATCGCCGGCACCCGCACCGAGCCGGGCTCGCACACCCGCGACAGGTCGTTGCGCAGCAGGTCCACGATCATCAGGTTCTCTGCCCGGGTCTTCGCGTCCGCGGCCAGGGACCGGGCCGCGGTGGCGTCGCGCTCCGGGTCCGCGTGGCGCGCAGCCGTGCCCTTGATCGGCTTGGTGCTGTACACACCCGAGCGGCCCGAGAGGAACCGCTCCGGCGAGGCCGAGACGACGGCCAGCCGCTCCTGCTCAGGGGCGCCCCCGTCGATTTCGAGCAGCGCCGCGTAGGGGGCGGGGCTGCCCTCGCGCAGCGCCATGAACAGCGCCAACGGGTCGATCTCCACGTCATCGGCGACGTCGAAGCGCGTGGTCAGGCACAGCTCGTAGGACTCGCCCTCCCACAGTGCCCGGTGGCAGCGGTCGATCAGCTCGGCATACTCGCCGCGGTTGTGTCGCCACCTGCCGTGCACGGACGAGGCGGGTGACCCAGGCGCGGCGGGGGAGTCCGGGGACGCGGGCGAACGACGGTCATCGGCCAGGCGGTCGTCCGTGGCTGCAGCAGTGTCCGCCACCTCCAGCGCGGCGAGCACCCGCTCGTGCCAGGCGGCGCACGCCTCGTGGACGCGGGCCTCGTCCAGTCCGACGGTGACGCTCGTCAGGGTCCCGGCCCGGTGGTCGAGCACGACATACCGGCTCGGTCGCACCCAGAGCATGCCCGGCACGACCGGGTCCTCAGGTCCGGGCGTCGGGGCCCTGACGCCCAGGTCTGCGAGGCCGAGCTCATAGGAGCAGAACCCGACCACGCCACCGCGCAGTGGCAGGCCCTCCCCGCCGCGCACCTCACGGCCACCGACGAGGGCAGACAGGCGGGCCCACGCCGCCTCGGGATCCGTGTGGCCGGCGCGCAGGATCC
Proteins encoded in this region:
- a CDS encoding deoxyguanosinetriphosphate triphosphohydrolase → MLFGPEGRPPYAGEAVQTPGYTAWDRARWLPEPSKSTYRSDFERDRARVLHSSSLRRLGAKTQVVAPDADDFARTRLTHSLEVAQIGRELGRSLGCDPDVVDTACLSHDLGHPPFGHNGEKALDAVSGDIGGFEGNAQTLRLLARLEQKKFFDDGVSAGLNLTRASLDAACKYPWRAEDAPLRADGTRSKKFGVYEDDLPVFRWFREGLTGTRTSMEAQVMDLADDVSYSVHDVEDGVVNAAFQLGWLRRDHHRERVIETTRQWYLPQTDPDEIDAALARLEATEVWVAQFDGSRRDLAAMKDMTSQLIGRFCTAAFDATRAVHGNEPLTRHNADVVVPAETETEIAAMKGIAAAYVMTSEQRQPMYARQRQILTELVELLEVTGPRYLEPMFAHDHAEAADDAARRRIVIDQVASLTDSTALEWHHTLVQGTEFRRVWI
- a CDS encoding anthranilate synthase component I family protein, whose protein sequence is MSVAVPDPTAAPAPLHVATRTIDSPRLAALGHTSASAGPAVYAHALERMPDQPGARFWLDSARVTPAGEHDEGARHSVLGDAADVLNDEDAGGADDDGPLGPRILRAGHTDPEAAWARLSALVGGREVRGGEGLPLRGGVVGFCSYELGLADLGVRAPTPGPEDPVVPGMLWVRPSRYVVLDHRAGTLTSVTVGLDEARVHEACAAWHERVLAALEVADTAAATDDRLADDRRSPASPDSPAAPGSPASSVHGRWRHNRGEYAELIDRCHRALWEGESYELCLTTRFDVADDVEIDPLALFMALREGSPAPYAALLEIDGGAPEQERLAVVSASPERFLSGRSGVYSTKPIKGTAARHADPERDATAARSLAADAKTRAENLMIVDLLRNDLSRVCEPGSVRVPAMMAVESFASVHQLVSTVTGVAADGVSAVDVARALFPGGSMTGAPKARTVELLASWEAAPRGVYSGALGMFGADGDCELSIVIRTAVLAPTASGLRWSVGAGGAIVADSDAESEHDEVLLKAAALQRAMARARGRGQQLPGATRRR